AAAATGCCTATTGTGGGAAGAGCTCTGACTGCAGACGAATTAAActtgagttttttgaaaattgtccaGGTTATTCAACTTTCTGAGTTTGCGAGCGAAATTCAAAAACTGACTAAAGGCACGACGCTACCTGCCAACTTgtaaaaactcaacccgttctTGCTTGAGTACTCGGATACGTCGCTTTCtttaaattaatccgagtaggaggtcgcctattaaatgcacttctcccatacgatgccaaattcccattattaatgaataaaaattcgCATTTCGTTATCACTTACTTACGGTTCCTCcactttcgaaatcaccacgctgggcaaaagcgttggttgcgcttcttcgagaacgcatatggctaattaatgccagagaagcttgcagtagagcCGTAAGAAATTGTacacactgctttcattacaagccgaagttgcaaacccaaataatgggaTATTTGCCAGTTGAAGGACTTCGAGACTctgatatgtggcgtagatttttgtggtcccatATATACAACGTTAAAAATACGTGGTCGACTAACAGTAAAGACTTATATAGCAGTTTTCGTTTTCTTTACTTCAAAAGCAATACATTTAGAACTCTTCTCGGACCTATCtactaattcttttattttcgccctcaaaaggttcattggtcgccgagggatACCACAGAAAATATtcggcgccgaccgcaagctgcgcgagctgaaggAGGCATTTCTAGCGCAAGCCCCAGAACTAATGGCGTTCGCAGCCGAAGAAGGATTCAGCTCCAGCTTTATACCAcccagggcgccgcacttcggcggattatgggaggcggccgtgaagtccgccaagcatcTGATCGTTCGCGCACAACGCTCTACTAACGACGGAAGAGCTCTCAACGCTACTGGCCGAAGTGGAGGAAATTTTGAACTCGCGTCCCCTAacaccgttgagccaggaccccaacgacggaGAAGCACTAACTCCAGCGCACCTTTTAATCGGTTGTCCTCTGCGAGCACTGCCACCAGCACAAGTGCCAACGGACCCAATTCGTTGCTGCGAGATATGgtaacttgtttgctgtctcaagcaacagttttggcaacAGTGGTCCAAAATATATCTAACGAgccttcaggagcgcaacaaatgGCTCCACCCCAAACGCAACCTGCAGACAGGCGATCTCGTCCCCGTTCACGAAGACAACGTGCCGCCGCACCAGTGGGTAATCGGCCGCGTCGGCGCAACCGTCGAAGGCCAAGACGGCAGACGTGGCAACCAAGGCGGGCACCATTAAGCGCCCCATTCATAAACTTGCATTACTGCCCATGGATGTTAAAGGATCCTggtcctgtcaaggtggccagtgttgcgtcaagcgacttatgtatatgtatatgtttaacctaaaatgaaattaaatttaattacttttctgaaatgcattttatatttgaattataaagTTTTCCTTTCATTGTACTTACCCTATATGTACAGCCTTATCGTGAATTTTCATTTCGTGTGGAATGATTCACATTTCGCCTATGCCGTTCACCTATgctattttgaatattcacCATGCGAAACAGTTCGCTTCGAATTATTTCCACCCTATCGTGAACGGCATCAACGGCGAAATAATTGTCAAATTATTGGTGaaatttttcgttaaaattttgtgCGCGAAATATATTTGAATCATGTaagtatcaataaaaattagataaaaattccaatttttatataatttaaaaacaattattttaaggTCAAAATCGATTAATAAACcgcaatctgaaattttgctcagtAAAATGGCAGAAAATCCTGATTTAGCGGCTGGCTTCTCTAAACAAGGAAAAGACAGACAAGAAGCGTTATGGAAGGAAACGGCCGCGGATTTGAACAGTGCTGGGCCTCCGACTAAAACGGTGTCTGAGTGGAAAAGggtaattttcatattagcactggctagtaaaattttaaaataattattacaaaaatctgTTAAAGGTTTGGAATGACCAAAAGCGTTACGTACGCAAAAAGTTGACGTTTAATGCGGAACAAATTAGAGGCACTGGTGGGGGACCAAACCTGCATCATAAACTGTCAACATCGGAGGAAACTATTGTAGCAATCACTGGCATGACAAATAGCGTTGAGGGATTGGAAGGAATAGTGTCACACGGATTTCAGCCGCTAAGCACAACTGAGAGTGAATTGGACGCAGAAACAATTGTGAACAAAAGTCCACAGCAAACTCCAAAAAGGAACCCCTTTCTTAAAGATGCGCCGTCATCCTCTAAAAGAAAGGGCACATCTGTGATATTAGAAGAAGAAATAGAAGTGCAAAAAGAAATCTTAAAACGGATAAGGAGAATTGAAGACAATACAAGGGcgttgaataaaaatttcacaattttaaacaatttaaaggaagaagaattaaaagaactaaaaaatCAAACGATAGAAAATAAGCGGCATAatattgaaatagaaaatttgagaaaaagagaaattaaagCAAAGTTAGAAAAAACAAGAAGGTTAATAGAAATTGAAGAAATGAAGCTTTCAATGATGAAAAGATAACTTATTCagaattacattttattaatttttaattttatatttatgtggtctcatgttaattttttttttattttacttatattttatttgaaatacattttatgttcATTGAATTAGGATTATAAGAAATgaagaaatagtttttttcgTTACAGAAAAATGgagttagttttgttttttctacaAACGATATTGAAAGAAGTAATAATGCTTTAAGGGAGTGAGTGAGCTATTTGGTTCCTAATTCTTTGCGCTTCGCTCATTCTTTGCATTCCGAAATCTATGTTGTCCTCCTCCATAGTCACTAGAGATTCCTCTTCGTCACAATCAGGTATCTCAACGATATCAGCAAATTGATCTTTGAAATGAATGCATAAATTATGTAACATTACGCACACATTGAATATTTTAGCTGCTTTCTGTGGGCTGTAATAAAGTTCTCTAGCACCAAGCAAACATCTCCATCGGCTTTTAAGCAACCCAATTGCACGTTCTATAATATTTCGGCACCGAGAATgagctaaattaaattttgcttctACACTTCCCTCTTCAGGTGTCCTATAAGGTGTTAATAAGAAGGATTCCAGAGGATATCCTGCGTCGCCTattcataaaatatgtttttatggttacaaataaaatttgtttaaactaATTTACCTAACATCCAAAAGTTGCTGCGATTATTGCAAATATGTCTCTTTAGTTCCGAAACGTTCCACACTAAAGAGTCGTGACAAGCTCCTGGATGCGACGCATCAATAAATCGAAACCTCATTTTTTGATCACAAACCTATAAGTGTTGAAGCATTTATACACCtacagtatgtacatataatttaacaaaagtACTTACAACAAGAGCATTTAAACTAAAGTATCCTTTTCGATTATAAAATGAGTGCTTATTGTGTTTTGGTCCCACAATTTTTATATGGGTACCATCAATACACCCCATAACACTCGgaattttatacttttcataaaatttaagagCAGCACTTCTCATTTCTTCGTTACTCATCCATTTTATCCACAAACGACATAAATTCACTTCGAACACGTCAAGCATCTCTTCTAGTGTGGCACTAAAGGCAGACTGTGACAATCCCACATCGTATTCCCTACCGACACCCTTTTGGTAGCCTCCTTCTGCAAAGAAACGCAGCGAAGCCGCCAACTTCACTATTGGGGGTATTCCAAAAGATTTCATAGGGTTTGAAGCTTTGTTTGTTGTAATGTCTAGTAGATATTTAAACGCTGTTTTGTTGGTCCTATAACATTTCTGAAACCTAGagcaacaatagcaaatagTTGGTATACTATTTGCAtcacaaattatttacaaattatacACAAATTTACAATTGATCCTGCAATTCAAGCGGATTTGAAGCATCCCTAATCTTTCTACGAGCGGCTCTTTGATCTTGCACATTTTCATCTGCTAACAGCAGTCtccttaaatttatattaatcattttaaatttttcactaaaGTAAAATGCGTTCAATTTGGtttctttgttaatattttatttgacgttttgacagctgtcatctcacattcgaaatttcgatgtgaaatgCTGTTCACCCGAAATCTTTCTGCGTTCATGGTAAGGTGAACGATTTCGGGTGAACGAAATATTTCGCTGGTGAACTATTCCACGCGAATATTCATGATAAGGCTGgtaataatgttaaatatatttaacttaatctattactataagttaacaaaaagaattactcacctctttttgtacatacctgtatacttcCATTCCAACTGTTATATCCCGTTAGGTTTAAGACTTAGGCTAAGTAACTAGATGAACtggaataaagaaataattgtaattGGACCGCATTCGAATTCGCACGCGTTTCTCTTTTGTCTCGGTATTTCGCCATCgcttttttcggaaaaataaaatattcgagGTACAGGCAAATGGTTGATTGtgaagtgaaatatttaaaataattacacaaacacgcatcccaaaaaaaaaaaatttattctcaAAAACTTTTGAGAAATTTCAAATATCCACGTCTTTATTTGGCTCTTCTAAAACACCTTTGCGCTTTTTCGGCAATTGTGTTGGTTTGTGTAAAACTTTAATTTCCTCTTCCTTCTCATGCGCTTTAGCATCATTAATGTTTTCAGTTTCTTTAGCTTCGTCCTTATCTTCAATCGATTTATCCTGGACTGCATTTTCCCACATTTCTCCAAAATGTGAGCCTGCCGGAAGAGATACCAATTGAGTTTGTTTTTGAAGGTTTATGAAGTTTTTCaagtgattcttcttcttcttcagcttcatttttttgttttttgtcttcCTCTATTACTTTTGCTGTTTCTTCCTCAGCAGAAGATAGATATATACAAGGTAGATAAAAGATTGGAACTTTTGTACGTTTTAAATCCGAGTCAAAACCGTACAAAATTTCTGGTTCTTCTTCTATCGTATAATCTTCCAACAGCACATCACGCTGAAGAGAACTGTACGTAATTTCGAGCTTTCCTTCTTTTAATCTCGATTTATAAAGTTTAAGATTTTGGAAATATTCCGccgttatttcaaaatacaagtTTTCTACTTcaagaaaaatgtttgaaaagtacattgtgtgaaaattgtgcatttgaagaaacacaattttcaaatgtttaatATCATCACTTTTTATTGTAGTGATTTTGTGGAGATCATTCATTACTTTTCTCAGGAGTTGAATTTTCCTCTTGAATATAAAGATTCTAAGATCCAAATCAAATGTATCGGATTTGACTTTATTTGTCATGATattaatatgcgggaatatgcACCCATGTTCcaattattttggttttaatttgctaatatgcggaatatacacccgtcttacaaatatttttatttaagcaatATGCGAGAATATACACCCGTCCTACAAATTAATTTTGCCTGACAGggcttactttattttattttattttttataatatcagggcttttttaaatttggctGAGCTCTTTTTTTTAGGCTCGATAGGaccaaatttgtttgtaaaagttattttatgttgctaatatgcgggaatatacactcgtcttacaattatttttgctttagtttTCCTGTATTTTGAACAGGGCTTTTTTGTATATTGCCTGTTTTGCtctttatccggctcgaaggaccgaaattgtttgatttgtatgtattatcaaacattgacttaaaaaaagaatttgtcattccttaccactgCTGGGGGGAAATGAAAAGTCTTATTTCGtgggagaatatattcattctgattttatttttaaaatgtaaaccttatatactatttttatgtTCTTAGTTATctaattaaacatatgtatatttacggcacaccacatggggttgttttcaactgtacaatacaatacatgtgtgtgtgtgtgtgtttaatgttatctcttctgtaaatttatgacttgtgtcccatatatttttatttatatttagatgCACATATGTTCGAATAgaagttgcccgcctgaagaacaacaaagggcaggggccgacggattgccggccgagctattcaaacacggcggcgaagaactgataaggtgcatgcatcagcttctttgcaaaatatggtcggatgaaagcatgcccaacgattggaatccataaaaaaggagaccccacaatctgcgccaactaccgtgggataagcctcctcaacatcgcgtacaaggttctatcgagcgtattgtgtgaaagattaaagcccaccgtcaacaaactgattggaccttatcagtgtggcttcagagctggtaaatcaacaaccgaccagatattcaccatgcgccaaatcttggaaaagacccgtgaaaggagaatcgacactcaccacctattcgccgatttcaaagctgctttcgacagcacgaaaaggagctgcctttatgccgcgatgtctgaatttggtatccccgcaaaactaatacggctgtgtaaactgacgttgagcaacacgaagctccgtcaggatcgggaaggacctctccgagccgttcgataccaaacgaggtttcagacaaggcgactccctatcgtgcgacttttttaatctgctgctggagaaaattattagagctgcagaactgaatcgagcaggtacaatcttttataagagtgtacagctgctcgcgtatgccgatgatattgatatcatcggtctcaacacccgcgccgttagttctgctttctccagactgaacaaggaagcaacgcaaatgggtctggcagtgaacgtgggcaagacgaaatatctactgtcatcaaacaaacagtcgtcgcactcgcgacttggctctcacgtcactgttgacagtcataactttgaagttgtagataatttcgtctatttaggaaccagcattaacaccaccaacaatgtcagcctggaaatccaacgcaggattgctcttgccaacaggtgatacttcggactgagtaggcaattgaaaagtaaagtcctctctgcgcgaacaaaagccaaactttataagtcgctcataattcccgtcctgctatatggtgcagaggcttggacgatgacaacaaccaatgagtcgacgttgtgagttttcgagagaaaagttctgcgaaaaatttatagtcatttgcgcgttggccatggcgaatatcgcattcgatggaacgatgagctgtacgagatatacgacgacactgacatagttcagcgaattaaaagacagcggctacactggctaggtcatgttgtccggatggatgaaaacactccagctctgaaattattcgacgtagtacccgccgcgggaagcagaggaagaggaagacctccactccggtggaaggaccaagtggagaaggacctggcctcgcttggaatatccaattggcgccacgtagcgaagagaagaaacgactgccgcgctgttgttgactcggctataatcgcgtaagcggtgtctgcgccagtaaagaagaagaagaagaaggttgtttatgtacatacgtatgtatatatgtatgtttgaaaatagatatttatatttagtagactttcggctttgctgataagtaagcatgttcaatgatatttgaacaaatATTGATATTATACAAAGCTTCCATTCGAAAATGTTTCGAACAATTACGtattcaccatggtacatgcgtaatgaaaatatccataaagaccttggtattcttgtggtaaagaaagaagtagaaggtaacagaataaatatatgtatatttagactCCAAGATCACCCAAAACCTTTAGcaaatgctttggtacattcctgcgatcaaacacgcctgCGTACTAaagagcaatgtatcaccaaatcAGCTCATTTACTTGCTCGAgtttgtctagtttttaaatagatttaagatttaataatttatcgtTGTGCGGAAAGttcgctaacacgtgtttgattgattgtcgtttcttttaagtcgttcgtgagttatagcgtcgcaaacttggagcaaaataaagagaaaatacggcatattttacagtactactacgataaaggcaaaaatgcatctcaagccaccaataaaatttgtgcagtttatggacccgatacagtttccatttccactgcacaacgatggtttcaacgttttcgttctggtgtagagctATAGCATGACTCGAtacgacgaataaaactagaactacgcgctttcagcgccaactagcgaaaataccgcaagacttttttgacaacccaaaaaCCCAGTaactgtaattcttaatttttctaaatttgtttcatcaaaatcggacaagtggttcgcgagttatgttaaactacgtttttgccaaaatgttacaactaagcgaaaaaacatcaagataaggaaaaaaattgaaaaagtcataaaaaaactgacacatatgaacgccaaaccctttgagggttttactatactgacgtagtaccatcaccctgacgtggtatttctcaccccccagattagctgttgtactgtgttatttaaaatagtaaaatttatgttgaagtgataagtgaaagtgaaagattctaaaactttttaataaaaaaaaaacattctacAAAGAAAAGAGTAAAATAGATGCAAACTTAGCATCGGtagtgttaaataaaaatgcaacaagTATCAGAGAAGCATTCTCTATTTTGGAAGCTGAGGTATTAGTTCGTGAAAATATTCACAATTCAAGTATGCCATCGCAAATATATTCTGGGCAACATCTACAGCAAGCTCAAAGTTTTTCTAAATCTAATAATAGGCAAATTCAACAACTACAAAATTATCCTCAAAGGCaggaaaattatgcaaaatattcaGGACAAACACGGAATTTCTGGCACTTTTTtagacaaaatattaataataatttgtatggTCAAAATACAGTTCCAGCAAGTATTCGTACTAATCAATCATATTCCCGTTCAGAACCAATGGATACCAATTACAATGAGGaagtaaattttacttttctacAGTTGATTTGGTTAAAGGATTCCATCAAATCTTCGTGAAAAAGGAAGACCGGCCTAAAACAGCATTTTCTATACTATTCGGTCACTACGGATTCGTACGAATGCCTTTTGGTTTGAATAATGCACCGGCATTATATTCTCGTCTTTAGCACATCTTTGCAGGAACATACATTTCTTTCATCACTTTTAGGTGTTAGTGGACCCGCTCTATCTTTGTTTCTCACCATAATATCTAATTTATTCGAAGATGTATCCAAATGATTCCCAATAAAATCTAAATTGTACCTCAATGTTTGCTCTTAGAATATTAACGTTTTTCAGCATCAGCATATTCTTTCATAATTTGGTGATTTATGATTACCAAGGAAAAGACATAACTTTGATAAATACTATCCCTCATTATTTGTCATATTCGAGGACCAACAAAGACCccacataaaattttcaatgttctgaaaaaacacaatttaaaaatccaattagataaatgcaatttttgttgtaaataaacaaaCCTTTTGAGACATAtagccatttaaagttgacccatttgtttctaaaaaaaaagaacaaaagaaaacaatgttttttgttcatttcaaaaataatttattttggtccaaggggatttgtttcagctaatatttaaaaattagatcgcgtaaatgggcacctttagctttgacagctaaatgcactcttttttcgacattttccatgactttggccaatgtttcggatgatatggcggctgtttcacgtcgaatgttggctttcagttgagctaaggtctttggcttattagcgtataccttggatttcaaataaccccacaaataaaagtctggtggcgtcaaatctggtgatctcggtggccagtcaacatcaccatttttcgttttcagccatttcgatggcccatttgccaaaattaaggcgtcgcggataatcagctgggtttagtttttgtgccatttgaattttatatggaaacatcttcaaatctttatgaattatgcgtcggagagtggtgcgagagatgtctaattcctgagagcggcgataactcgatgtcgatggagtctcctcaatactggctcgtacagcttcgatattttcatcagaacgtcttgtgcgttgtctggatgcatgactggcattactgagattaccggtgttcacaaattttgcgtataaagacttaattgtgttcttaactggagcacttttcactttatttttttgcgaaacgcacgttgagttaacacaattgaaaagttattttgaatataaagctgaacaatttcagcgcgttcttttggagtgtactgttccatggtataaattgtcttcgaatgacgcttctaacgcggtatgacattagccgatttgtcagcgctgttaaaagttacagcgttgccagatgggtcaactgtACTTACACCCCAAGGTGTTAACGTAaaccctaaaaaaattaaaagcattgTGAAGACAGAAGCACCAATTTTGAAGTATCCTGATTTAAATAAGCGATTTAAATTAATAACTGATGCAAGTAATTTTGCAATCGGAACAGTACTACAACAGGATAATTACCCTGTGTGTTATGCCAGCAGAACTCTAAATGATCATGTAAAAAATTACTCTACAACGGAAACAGAACTTTTAGCCATTGTATGGACCATGAATTATTTTCGTCCATATCTTTATGGTGTACAATTTGACTTACAAACTAATCACCAACCACTTAAATGGCTTCATGAAAAAACACAATGTAATGATGTGAACCAAAGATTAGAAAGATGAATGTTAAAGTTAAGAGAATATAATATCAGTATACAATACATCCAAGGTAAAGATAATAAAGTGGCCGATTTTTTGAGCCGCATAAATTGggatattaatgaaataaatacaattgaGAATCAAGAAATTATAGAACACAATTTTGAGGGATCTTTGGAGTATATATGAAAATGATACTGATACCATACGTTCACAACATGATAAGTTTAATGATTATACACCTGTACTCGAAACAGTGGTTATCCGTTTTAAAACACAAGTTATTTTTACGAACTCAAAGAAAACTGAATTCGAAAcaacatattgggttgtcaaaaaagtcttgcggtacttttattgaattttttttgtggaaattgaaatgaatttttgatgactcattcccagctcttgaccgatgctacggctgctagtatgccggtctctttcgaccaattcagcgattttatcgcaattttcgacgacaggccttccggagtgtggcgcatcttcgaccacctctacaccagaacgaaaacgttgaaaccatcgttgtgcggtggaaatggaaactgtatcgggtccataaactgcacaaattttattggcggcttgagatacatttttgcctttatcgtagtagtactgtaaaatatgccgtattttttctttattttgctccatgtttgcggcgctataactcacgaacgacttaaaagaaacgacaatcaatcaaacacgtgttagcgcgtgaattgagctttccaaaaaggtatagcatgacccgatgcgacgaataaaactagaactacgcgctttcagcgccaactagcgaaaataccgcaagacttttttgacaacccaatatgtatgcacgctcatacaaatacatacatacgagtatctACACTGGTTTGTATGCGAAGCTGTTTAAGCGGCAAGGAAAGCAGTGGCAATTGGCGATcattcgtttgtgttttcggcacagctcggattttctaccaacaacacaatgttgtgacgctttgtcgccGCGTCGGTCcgtcgacacattgactctttgacatgaaagcaaaaaatgtaagCTTCGTcattggttgtccgtgtcaacggaaattacgcatgaagcattgagtgtacctatttgcatacatacatatgttgaatgtaaacaaatttacaagCATGATGCGTATGGTCTGTCATATTTGTTTACgtgcacacatatgtaattatacatattatgcatgaGCACATGTGCGACCGCTAGATCTTTTAAGATGATATCAAAACTATtaatgaccaaagcaaatatatatgtacatatgtacatatttatgtaaataaatatatgcctTATCAAACCtatacaaatgcatatttaggtagtaatatAAATCTTGCtgtattatacgagtatacttatatgtaaagattttatggaattcgtcataaaataggtaaattttaagatacacatatgtatgtatgctcatgTGCTTTGATATCAAATATACACAGatcatctataaattatatgcaaagtcgtttgcgcatagtaaatatgcgaatctgtaggcgtaaatttgttaacattggaattagcattatttttctcatttaaccctgaaaatactattttcgtggtgaaacacgcttataatttgtctgtggtgaaactcttccatctcgaccgtgttagccaaaaatatttttatgatctccgcgccgtgaaccttctctatgataaacgttctctgctataaatatacgtgttgcgtcaagcgacaagatatatatgtatttttaaacctaaaataaaaattaagaaaaatgaattatacaaattataaaatattgaattatttaaattattaaatactgaccttaataatacatttgtaatactaaaatattactCAAGTTACTTACCTCAACGTaatcttttacaatatttaacgaaagttgaaaattattatactttacccttttttatacatatgaacattaccactagtttaagccgttagttttaagatttaggctaactaaatgaaattaaataaaggcTGTATTGTATTTGAACCGTTGAACCGAACGCacgctttttcgttaccgaaacaatttatacataagtatttttcGCGACAGGTAATTGGAGTGATTTAAAATTGCGCATCCCTAACTATTTTTCGTGTTTCAAAAacgtttgaaacttttttatggcgcccgagcagggacaagtgcgtaattaaaaattaaaaaaaaaaatgttttaaactgaaatacaataaatagtGTAAAACAATTATTAGTGTTTTAATAATTCTTTCGAACCAATTACCTGTTCCGCCTTTCGGATCGCCTAAgtgaaattagtgaaaaaatatataaaacaaatataaccCTTGTGTTATATAAGTTATCGCGagaaaacgacacaccctaattcccctcgtaataagagcctaccactctgcacatgtcgctaagttagcacattttgcgtgagaac
The sequence above is a segment of the Bactrocera dorsalis isolate Fly_Bdor chromosome 6, ASM2337382v1, whole genome shotgun sequence genome. Coding sequences within it:
- the LOC125779172 gene encoding uncharacterized protein LOC125779172, coding for MAENPDLAAGFSKQGKDRQEALWKETAADLNSAGPPTKTVSEWKRVWNDQKRYVRKKLTFNAEQIRGTGGGPNLHHKLSTSEETIVAITGMTNSVEGLEGIVSHGFQPLSTTESELDAETIVNKSPQQTPKRNPFLKDAPSSSKRKGTSVILEEEIEVQKEILKRIRRIEDNTRALNKNFTILNNLKEEELKELKNQTIENKRHNIEIENLRKREIKAKLEKTRRLIEIEEMKLSMMKR